The following are encoded together in the Coffea arabica cultivar ET-39 chromosome 1c, Coffea Arabica ET-39 HiFi, whole genome shotgun sequence genome:
- the LOC113715670 gene encoding lysine-specific demethylase JMJ30, with protein sequence MSATDTTGSTACAVEAEKDVLETPVLDSERPNLFQRITEEGGYAYVRMAMLASGGDMRAAEGAKEMAWEQLHSGPWHSVVPVWRDAYAMACLHVAKLHYAAAEFSLALRALDMGLIMGGLSLRDDLNSAIKTASKRARLTIATSKLGSEDDGKDDKQSKLFVSEEVDVAELQHLLPVKSLSSNMVGRRSSLSLEAFLHDYFLPGFPVIISDCMADWPAKSKWNNMNYLKRIAGFRTIPVEVGKNYLCQDWKQELITFSEFLDRIQSDDCTSADTTYLAQHQLFDQIQELRHDIIVPDYCFAGGGEMRSLNAWFGPAGTVTPLHHDPHHNILAQVVGRKYVRLYPASLSEELYPHAEFMLRNSSQVDLDNVDEKEFPKVVNLEFLDCILNEGEMLYIPPRWWHYVRSLTTSFSVSFWWSDIANSSAS encoded by the exons ATGTCCGCCACTGACACCACCGGCTCCACCGCCTGTGCCGTGGAGGCGGAGAAAGATGTCCTCGAAACTCCAGTTCTCGACTCGGAGCGACCGAATTTGTTCCAGCGGATAACGGAGGAGGGTGGCTATGCTTACGTCAGGATGGCGATGTTAGCCTCCGGTGGGGACATGAGGGCGGCGGAGGGGGCGAAGGAGATGGCGTGGGAGCAATTGCACAGCGGGCCGTGGCACTCGGTGGTCCCCGTCTGGAGAGACGCCTATGCAATGGCGTGCCTCCACGTGGCCAAGCTGCATTACGCCGCCGCCGAGTTTAGTCTTGCTCTGAGAGCACTCGATATGGGGCTGATCATGGGTGGTTTGAGCTTGAGAGACGATTTGAATTCTGCTATCAAAACAGCGTCGAAGAGAGCGCGTTTAACAATTGCCACTTCGAAGCTTGGGAGCGAAGATGATGGGAAGGACGATAAGCAGTCGAAACTTTTTGTCAGTGAAGAAGTTGACGTGGCGGAG TTACAGCATCTTTTACCAGTCAAGTCATTGTCCTCTAATATGGTTGGGAGAAGATCATCTCTGTCCTTGGAGGCATTCCTGCATGACTATTTTCTACCTGGCTTTCCTGTGATAATCAGTGATTGTATGGCTGACTGGCCAGCTAAAAGTAAGTGGAACAACATGAACTACCTAAAAAGGATTGCTGGTTTTCGCACCATTCCAGTTGAG GTTGGAAAAAACTATCTATGCCAGGATTGGAAGCAGGAACTTATTACGTTTTCTGAGTTCCTTGACAGGATTCAGTCAGATGACTGTACTTCTGCTGACACAACATATTTAGCTCAACATCAGTTGTTTGATCAG ATACAAGAGTTGCGCCACGATATCATTGTTCCTGACTATTGCTTTGCTGGTGGTGGAGAGATGAGGTCTCTTAATGCTTGGTTTGGTCCTGCTGGCACTGTGACACCATTGCATCATGATCCACACCATAATATACTTGCTCAG GTTGTTGGCAGAAAATATGTCAGGCTTTACCCTGCTTCTCTGTCAGAAGAGCTTTACCCACATGCTGAATTCATGCTCCGCAACTCCAGCCAG GTTGATCTGGATAATGTTGATGAGAAAGAATTCCCGAAGGTTGtcaatctggaatttttggacTGCATATTAAATGAAGGTGAAATGCTTTACATCCCTCCCAGGTGGTGGCATTACGTCAGGTCGCTTACTACCAGCTTTTCGGTAAGCTTTTGGTGGAGTGACATTGCAAACTCATCAGCTTCTTGA